In a single window of the Candidatus Nanosynbacter featherlites genome:
- a CDS encoding type II secretion system protein, whose translation MINTQDKKGFTIIEVVLVLGIAALIFLMVFIAVPVLNRNQRDTARKNDLSLVSTAVTNYSNANRGAWPGTEKLRSFLGTDLSKYTNKEQVSVDSKKASVTVGDTQVKVVTGMKCGESSKEKQVLVPGTSRQFAVVVLLEGGPTHFCQDSGA comes from the coding sequence ATGATCAACACACAAGATAAAAAAGGCTTTACGATCATAGAAGTGGTATTGGTTCTGGGTATCGCAGCACTGATATTCCTGATGGTCTTCATCGCTGTTCCAGTACTAAACCGTAACCAACGTGACACGGCTCGTAAAAACGACTTGAGCCTTGTTTCAACTGCAGTTACTAACTACTCCAATGCTAACCGTGGCGCGTGGCCAGGCACTGAGAAACTCCGATCATTTTTGGGCACGGATCTGTCAAAATACACCAACAAAGAGCAGGTCTCAGTTGACAGTAAAAAGGCTTCAGTTACTGTTGGTGATACCCAAGTTAAGGTCGTTACTGGCATGAAATGTGGTGAAAGCTCTAAGGAGAAGCAGGTACTAGTACCTGGTACTTCACGGCAGTTTGCTGTTGTGGTTTTGCTTGAAGGTGGCCCAACTCACTTCTGCCAAGACAGCGGTGCTTAG
- a CDS encoding GspE/PulE family protein has protein sequence MALLTDEIQEKLIKLLIDEGLVEKRILDDAETRAKKEDKPLFSLLTEEGVIDNELLTHAVAQVSGVPYVNLSNSFIDQNILSLLPAEVAERFMAVPLAEVQNRLAVAMIDANNVQAVDYLANRIQRPLKVFMASEDSVRHVLGQYKADLSTVSDAAQVSQEEAAIESATEIKTIVQDSPISRALSTILEYAVKSHASDVHIEPLEKALKIRCRVDGVLREVMQLPKSIEPALVSRIKILSSLKIDEHRIPQDGQFAVNVAGKAVDLRIAISPVVWGEQVVIRLLDKTGNSFDLEDMGYAGRALRSIRKGIKRPNGMILTSGPTGSGKSTSLYALIKEIKDDSVNIVTLEDPVEYKMDGVNQIQVNTEVGLTFASGLRSILRQDPDVVMVGEIRDAETANLAVQAALTGHLVFSTLHTNSAAGVLPRLLDMGIEPFLIASTVNTIIGQRLVRRVAPKHDAYQSSPLETQTIQSTIGHLLPQSREQVVPYAQDLGYKDLPLAGQQSYTLVRGRDTPQSPRGYLGRAGLYEVMDVTEEIQNLIVKQATSAEIQRMAVQQGMITMRQDGYLKALSGITTLEEVNRVAADTA, from the coding sequence ATGGCGCTGCTAACAGATGAAATACAGGAAAAACTCATCAAGCTTTTGATTGATGAGGGTCTTGTTGAGAAACGGATTTTAGATGATGCGGAAACACGTGCGAAAAAAGAAGATAAGCCACTCTTTTCTTTACTAACCGAAGAGGGCGTGATTGATAATGAGCTATTGACACATGCTGTGGCTCAGGTTTCGGGTGTGCCGTATGTCAATTTGAGTAATAGTTTTATCGATCAAAACATCTTATCTCTGCTGCCTGCCGAAGTGGCAGAACGTTTCATGGCAGTTCCGTTGGCTGAAGTTCAGAACCGCTTGGCAGTGGCTATGATTGATGCCAATAACGTCCAGGCCGTTGACTATTTGGCAAATCGCATTCAGCGTCCGCTGAAGGTATTTATGGCCTCTGAGGATAGCGTCAGGCACGTGCTGGGCCAATACAAGGCCGATTTGTCTACAGTTAGTGATGCTGCTCAGGTGTCACAAGAAGAAGCGGCCATTGAATCAGCAACTGAGATCAAGACTATTGTCCAGGACTCTCCAATTTCGCGTGCGTTAAGCACTATTCTGGAGTATGCGGTGAAAAGTCATGCGTCCGACGTACATATTGAACCGCTCGAGAAGGCTCTGAAGATTCGCTGCCGTGTTGACGGTGTGCTCAGGGAGGTTATGCAGCTGCCAAAAAGCATTGAGCCAGCACTGGTGAGCCGTATAAAGATTTTATCCAGCTTGAAAATTGATGAACATCGCATTCCTCAGGACGGTCAGTTTGCTGTTAACGTAGCTGGCAAGGCGGTCGATTTACGTATAGCAATATCACCAGTGGTTTGGGGCGAGCAGGTGGTGATTCGTCTGCTTGATAAGACAGGAAATTCATTTGACCTGGAAGATATGGGCTACGCGGGTCGAGCTCTGCGTAGTATCCGAAAAGGCATTAAGCGACCAAACGGCATGATCTTGACATCTGGTCCGACAGGTTCTGGTAAATCTACTAGTTTGTATGCTCTGATCAAAGAAATTAAAGATGACTCAGTCAACATCGTCACACTGGAAGACCCGGTGGAATATAAGATGGATGGAGTTAATCAGATTCAAGTCAATACCGAGGTCGGATTGACATTTGCCTCGGGATTACGTTCTATTTTGCGTCAAGACCCAGATGTGGTGATGGTGGGTGAGATTCGTGACGCAGAAACGGCTAATTTGGCGGTCCAGGCGGCATTGACAGGTCACCTGGTGTTTTCAACGCTACACACCAACTCAGCAGCTGGCGTGCTGCCGCGCTTGTTGGACATGGGGATTGAACCATTCCTGATTGCTAGTACAGTGAACACGATTATTGGCCAACGCTTGGTCAGACGAGTTGCACCAAAGCATGACGCCTACCAGTCTTCACCTCTGGAGACACAAACCATTCAGTCGACGATTGGTCATCTACTGCCGCAGTCACGAGAGCAGGTTGTGCCATATGCTCAGGATTTGGGATATAAAGACTTACCGTTGGCTGGCCAGCAATCGTATACACTAGTGAGAGGTAGGGATACTCCTCAATCGCCGCGAGGCTATCTGGGGCGAGCTGGTTTGTATGAAGTGATGGATGTTACCGAAGAGATTCAGAATTTGATCGTCAAGCAGGCAACCTCGGCAGAGATTCAGCGCATGGCGGTCCAGCAGGGGATGATCACGATGCGTCAGGATGGTTATTTGAAAGCTTTGAGTGGTATCACAACACTGGAAGAAGTTAATCGTGTTGCAGCAGACACAGCATAA
- the pilM gene encoding type IV pilus assembly protein PilM: MKFSKGLGDFFGLDIGTNAVRVVQLGRSGSGWNLMHYGYAPVDSKISSSDSPEAKRRLGEVIMTAVGQSGIKTSNVAIGLPSSKTFSTIIDVPKVSDQELRATMKYQVEQYIPMSIDDAKVDWALLGDSLRTQNQYEVLLTSTAKSYAESKLEFVEGLGFNVIAEEPDPIAMVRSLTPSDNQDVKLILDMGEISTDLAVVYGTTPRLVRTVPTGLQSLVRSAVQNLSVQEDQARQFILKFGLAPDRLDGQVLRAIDMVLDNFASEIVKSITFFQTRYTSLQVSGILLSGFGAAIPQMDQYISSKAGINAVTANPWQRVSMSQNDQQQLAPVASEFATVVGLAQRSNLG; this comes from the coding sequence ATGAAATTCTCAAAAGGGTTGGGCGACTTCTTCGGACTAGACATCGGTACAAACGCGGTGCGGGTTGTTCAGTTGGGCCGCAGTGGTTCAGGCTGGAACTTGATGCATTATGGTTATGCACCAGTTGATAGCAAAATATCAAGCAGTGATTCACCAGAGGCGAAGCGCCGTTTGGGTGAAGTTATCATGACTGCCGTTGGGCAAAGTGGCATTAAAACCTCAAATGTTGCCATCGGGTTGCCTTCGAGTAAAACCTTCAGCACTATCATCGATGTGCCAAAAGTTTCCGACCAAGAGCTGCGCGCAACCATGAAATATCAGGTGGAACAATATATTCCAATGTCGATTGACGATGCAAAGGTTGACTGGGCGTTGCTCGGTGACAGCTTGCGAACGCAAAACCAGTATGAGGTGTTATTGACCAGTACAGCTAAATCATATGCCGAAAGCAAATTGGAATTTGTGGAAGGCTTAGGCTTTAATGTTATCGCTGAGGAGCCAGACCCAATAGCCATGGTCCGCTCGTTGACGCCATCTGATAACCAAGATGTGAAACTTATCCTTGACATGGGAGAAATCTCTACTGACTTAGCTGTGGTATATGGCACAACACCTCGATTGGTGCGCACTGTGCCAACAGGCCTGCAATCATTAGTGCGATCAGCGGTGCAGAACCTTAGTGTACAAGAAGACCAGGCGAGGCAGTTTATTTTGAAGTTTGGTCTGGCGCCAGATCGATTGGACGGTCAGGTGCTTCGAGCCATTGATATGGTGTTGGATAACTTTGCTTCAGAAATTGTCAAATCGATCACTTTTTTCCAAACTCGTTACACAAGCTTGCAAGTTTCTGGCATATTATTGTCTGGATTCGGAGCAGCTATTCCGCAAATGGATCAATATATTTCCTCAAAGGCCGGCATTAACGCCGTTACGGCCAATCCGTGGCAACGTGTTTCAATGTCACAGAATGATCAGCAGCAATTGGCTCCAGTGGCTTCCGAATTTGCAACAGTCGTTGGTTTGGCACAAAGGAGTAATCTAGGATGA
- a CDS encoding type II secretion system F family protein, which translates to MKKYAYEARDSASNKIVKSVVQAESEHAAARLLTDQGFVPLKIELEDDKSNFIDRILGRITSKDKILFTRQLSTLIGAGLPLSQSMRTVLEQTSNKRMQGIVQEVIADIEGGKQLSDAFSKHPEVFDKLFIALVSAGEASGTLDEALKRVANQQEKDAAMLRKVKGALTYPSIVLVVIVMVVGFMTVSVVPQVKGLYKDVGRELPILTQVMVSIADFFINFWWLLAILLGFGIYFFAQYLQTEAGIHMKDKFKLNVPLFKGMFRKLYMARFTRTGQTLLSTGVPMLDMLKIAADGVNNVIVSEEIMRAADKVKGGKALSLSLKNEEYMLEMVPHMIKIGEQSGKVDEMMGKTAQIYENELDEEIKAISTAIEPVLMVFLAIVAAGMVGAILFPIYSLVNHVGI; encoded by the coding sequence ATGAAAAAATACGCCTACGAAGCCAGGGATAGTGCCAGTAATAAAATAGTCAAATCAGTGGTTCAGGCTGAGAGTGAACATGCAGCCGCGCGTCTATTGACTGACCAGGGCTTTGTGCCACTAAAAATTGAGCTTGAGGACGATAAGTCAAATTTTATTGATAGGATATTGGGCCGTATCACATCCAAGGACAAAATATTGTTCACTCGTCAGTTGTCGACGTTGATTGGTGCAGGGTTGCCATTGTCACAAAGTATGCGTACGGTGTTGGAACAAACGTCCAATAAGCGCATGCAGGGTATCGTTCAAGAAGTGATCGCTGATATTGAAGGCGGTAAACAGCTGTCTGACGCCTTTTCAAAACACCCTGAAGTGTTTGATAAGCTATTCATTGCCTTGGTTTCAGCAGGTGAGGCCTCTGGAACGTTGGATGAAGCTTTGAAGCGAGTGGCAAACCAGCAGGAAAAAGATGCTGCAATGCTGCGTAAGGTCAAGGGCGCTTTGACCTACCCATCAATCGTCCTAGTGGTGATCGTCATGGTGGTTGGGTTTATGACGGTTTCGGTCGTACCACAAGTCAAAGGCCTCTATAAAGACGTTGGGCGAGAACTGCCAATTTTGACGCAAGTGATGGTTAGTATCGCTGATTTCTTCATCAATTTCTGGTGGCTATTAGCTATTTTACTGGGATTTGGCATTTACTTCTTTGCCCAGTACTTGCAAACAGAGGCGGGTATTCATATGAAGGACAAATTCAAGCTCAATGTGCCGCTGTTTAAAGGCATGTTCCGTAAGCTCTACATGGCGCGGTTTACTCGAACCGGACAGACGCTATTGTCAACTGGTGTGCCAATGCTTGATATGCTAAAAATCGCTGCAGACGGTGTCAACAACGTTATTGTCAGCGAGGAAATCATGCGCGCTGCTGACAAGGTGAAGGGCGGAAAGGCATTATCTCTGTCGCTAAAAAATGAGGAATATATGCTGGAAATGGTGCCTCATATGATCAAAATTGGAGAGCAATCAGGTAAGGTTGATGAAATGATGGGCAAAACAGCTCAGATTTATGAAAATGAGCTTGATGAGGAAATTAAAGCTATATCCACCGCCATCGAGCCAGTATTGATGGTGTTTTTGGCTATTGTAGCAGCTGGTATGGTGGGAGCCATTTTGTTCCCAATCTATAGTCTGGTTAACCACGTAGGAATCTAG
- a CDS encoding type IV pilus twitching motility protein PilT — MNNQELRIELLLEDVVKKRASDLHIQVGLPPMLRIDGRLMPVAGTMPLDEAAVERLVFQILDEDQRQILLKDKEFDFSFAFGTLGRFRVNAFHERGNLAAALRLIPNEIKSATELGMPPIVNSFADFPRGLVLVTGPTGSGKSTTLASLIDKINSEKSHHIITIEDPIEFTHKSKQSVVVQREVHYDTYSFSAALRSSLRQDPDVVLIGEMRDLETISAAITIAETGHLVFATLHTNSAAQSIDRMIDVFPPHQQPQIRAQLSNILMAICSQRLVPAIGGGRVVAAEILIANPAVRNIIREGKSHQLDAVIQTGAEQGMQTMDRTLANLVQNGTITYDSAREFAVDLTELERLLRG; from the coding sequence ATGAACAATCAAGAGCTAAGAATTGAATTATTACTGGAAGATGTGGTTAAGAAGCGCGCATCTGACCTCCATATTCAAGTGGGCTTGCCACCAATGCTGCGTATCGACGGACGTTTGATGCCAGTAGCTGGTACCATGCCACTTGATGAAGCGGCGGTTGAACGTTTGGTGTTCCAGATTTTGGATGAAGATCAGCGCCAGATCTTGTTGAAAGACAAAGAGTTTGACTTCAGTTTTGCGTTTGGTACATTGGGGCGATTCCGTGTGAATGCCTTCCATGAAAGAGGTAATTTAGCAGCTGCGCTGCGTCTGATTCCCAACGAAATCAAATCAGCTACCGAACTTGGTATGCCACCAATCGTCAATAGTTTCGCCGACTTCCCACGAGGCTTGGTGCTGGTGACGGGTCCGACGGGTTCTGGTAAGTCGACAACGTTGGCCTCATTGATTGATAAAATCAACTCAGAAAAGTCACACCATATCATTACTATTGAAGACCCAATTGAGTTTACTCACAAATCCAAGCAATCAGTCGTTGTACAGCGAGAAGTCCACTACGATACCTACTCATTCTCAGCGGCCTTGCGATCCAGCTTGCGTCAGGACCCAGACGTGGTGCTGATTGGTGAGATGCGTGACTTGGAAACTATTTCAGCGGCTATCACCATTGCTGAAACTGGACACTTGGTGTTTGCAACCCTTCACACCAACTCCGCTGCCCAGTCGATTGACCGTATGATTGACGTGTTCCCGCCACACCAGCAGCCACAAATTCGAGCACAGCTCAGTAATATCTTGATGGCTATCTGTTCACAGCGCTTGGTGCCAGCCATCGGAGGCGGTCGTGTAGTAGCAGCAGAAATCCTCATCGCCAACCCAGCGGTGCGCAACATCATCCGTGAAGGTAAGTCTCACCAGTTGGATGCTGTTATCCAAACCGGTGCCGAGCAGGGTATGCAGACTATGGACCGAACTCTGGCAAATCTCGTACAAAATGGTACGATTACCTATGATAGCGCACGTGAATTTGCAGTTGATTTGACGGAACTAGAAAGGTTATTGCGAGGATAA
- a CDS encoding PilN domain-containing protein, with amino-acid sequence MIEINLIPDVKRELLRIRMMRNAVISMSILVGIVSIAIVVFCAVVLGGQLAFELKQDSDIKNKYGELSQISDLDKTVTLQQQLGQIDRLHSDKKINSRLLSLISAINPPAPNNVQISMARLNPEEKTITLEGSAVNGFAALEVLKKTLTSTKVKKGNAEGDGVSLASDMKAGETTFGENAEGKKVLRFAFTFTYPDDLFAHSKEAISIITPTSKTNVTDSRLGVPESLFSRSESTEQKKENQ; translated from the coding sequence ATGATTGAAATTAACCTGATCCCAGATGTTAAGCGCGAATTACTACGTATTCGCATGATGCGCAATGCGGTCATATCAATGTCGATATTGGTAGGTATCGTATCCATCGCTATTGTTGTATTCTGTGCGGTTGTTTTGGGCGGTCAATTAGCGTTTGAGCTAAAACAAGACAGTGACATCAAAAACAAATATGGCGAACTGTCACAAATTAGTGATTTGGATAAGACCGTAACGCTGCAGCAGCAGTTAGGGCAGATTGATCGATTACACAGTGATAAAAAAATTAATTCACGACTATTGTCACTGATCAGTGCCATCAATCCACCGGCGCCAAATAATGTGCAAATATCAATGGCGCGCCTCAACCCAGAAGAAAAGACAATTACCCTGGAAGGTTCAGCCGTTAATGGCTTTGCGGCACTGGAAGTTCTAAAGAAGACATTGACCAGCACCAAGGTGAAAAAGGGTAATGCCGAGGGTGACGGTGTGTCGCTAGCAAGTGATATGAAAGCCGGTGAAACAACGTTTGGCGAGAATGCCGAAGGTAAGAAGGTCTTGCGCTTTGCTTTCACTTTCACCTATCCTGATGATTTATTCGCGCATTCAAAAGAAGCGATTTCAATCATTACGCCTACCAGCAAGACAAACGTAACAGATTCACGCTTAGGTGTTCCAGAGAGCCTCTTTAGTCGTAGTGAATCAACTGAACAGAAGAAGGAGAATCAATAA